In a genomic window of candidate division KSB1 bacterium:
- a CDS encoding (Fe-S)-binding protein, translated as MQLPAVSLFIPCLVDQVYPEIGLAMANVLRRLGVKLNYDAAQTCCGQPAFNSGYKDEALQVAEHFIEVFRGAQMIVAPSGSCVAMVRNFYPHLFAEHPKFSEARALGQRVFEFSEFLVKKLGVVDVNATFACKAGFHNSCHSLRELRIEQEPLALLQNVRGLELIVPPGEPVCCGFGGLFSIKFEAIASVMTRSRLETFEQLGVETVISNDPGCIMQMRREAKARGTQMEVLHLAEVLARC; from the coding sequence ATGCAATTACCAGCGGTTTCTCTTTTTATCCCCTGCCTCGTCGATCAGGTTTATCCTGAAATCGGACTGGCGATGGCAAATGTCTTGCGCCGGCTGGGGGTGAAATTGAACTACGACGCCGCACAAACCTGCTGCGGCCAGCCGGCGTTCAATTCGGGATATAAAGACGAAGCTTTGCAAGTTGCGGAACATTTTATCGAAGTGTTTCGCGGCGCGCAGATGATCGTTGCGCCCTCCGGCTCGTGCGTCGCCATGGTGCGGAATTTTTATCCGCATCTTTTTGCGGAGCATCCGAAATTTTCAGAAGCGAGAGCCCTCGGGCAGCGCGTGTTTGAGTTTTCCGAATTTTTGGTTAAAAAGCTTGGCGTCGTCGACGTGAACGCGACGTTCGCGTGCAAAGCCGGGTTTCATAATTCCTGCCACAGCTTGCGCGAGCTGCGAATTGAACAGGAGCCGCTGGCGCTGCTGCAAAACGTCCGCGGACTGGAACTCATCGTGCCGCCCGGCGAACCGGTTTGCTGCGGATTCGGCGGACTGTTTTCAATAAAATTTGAAGCCATTGCCTCGGTGATGACGCGAAGCCGGCTGGAAACATTCGAGCAGCTCGGCGTTGAGACCGTGATTTCAAATGACCCGGGATGCATCATGCAAATGCGGCGGGAAGCAAAAGCGCGGGGGACTCAAATGGAGGTATTGCATCTGGCGGAAGTTTTAGCCCGCTGTTAG
- a CDS encoding arginine deiminase family protein has translation MGEFFSKMNVPILGVIAGNGRLEGGDVVWLDERTLAVGRGYRTNDEGIRQLQQLLKDLVDEVVVVPLPHWRGPHEVLHLMSLISPIDVDLALVCSKLLPVPFRERLLARGFRLLEVPDEEYESMGCNVLAIAPRKCMMLAGNPRTKALLMNEGVEVWEYLGEEISRKGAGGPTCLTRPIWRE, from the coding sequence ATGGGTGAATTTTTTTCGAAGATGAATGTGCCGATTCTCGGCGTGATCGCCGGCAACGGCCGATTGGAGGGCGGCGATGTGGTTTGGCTCGACGAGCGGACTTTGGCCGTGGGGCGGGGCTATCGCACCAACGACGAGGGCATCCGGCAATTGCAGCAGCTTCTGAAAGATTTGGTTGACGAAGTCGTCGTGGTGCCGCTGCCGCATTGGCGCGGGCCGCATGAGGTGTTACATCTGATGTCACTGATCAGCCCGATTGATGTTGATTTGGCGCTGGTTTGTTCCAAATTATTGCCGGTGCCGTTTCGCGAGCGGCTGCTGGCGCGCGGGTTCAGGCTGCTCGAGGTGCCGGATGAAGAATATGAGAGCATGGGCTGCAACGTGCTGGCCATCGCGCCGAGAAAATGTATGATGCTCGCCGGCAATCCACGCACGAAAGCGCTGCTGATGAATGAGGGTGTCGAGGTGTGGGAATACCTGGGGGAAGAAATTTCACGGAAGGGCGCCGGTGGGCCGACGTGTTTGACGCGGCCGATTTGGCGGGAGTAA